One Paraburkholderia caffeinilytica DNA segment encodes these proteins:
- a CDS encoding EAL domain-containing protein, with protein sequence MIKRMSLISASVALGCIVTVAPVLTSIYIADEDAELREQEDLQQFAAKAVMRTELVTYQAFAAIADMEARPGGLCSPVQIAQFAHVIFNYRYVQDAGAYGGGEYLCSPLSGDVRAQHLTMPPPDWRSKDGYQLWYRQKNPVSDERQDIQIGRNGKYVSIDPQSYVDLIDPAQRPIAAINVETNTILALSSGADGDDMLSAWKLAGHVNNEQWHYAVARSASRPLGVVVKSPRSSLVGHWLGLLVMWLSIGVVVGGVLGWIAFRQISRQLSFPATLEWAIVRKKIDVFFQPIVRLTSGECVGVEALVRWNLNGRNISPEIFVAVAEQNGLIQPLTDLVLDKTLDDLSTLLRSRPSFYVSINVSSEDLRTRRFLNVLTARLRETGIRPAQIRIEATERSFMDADATRQTIAAFRDAGHPVYIDDFGTGYSSLSYLQTFTIDVLKIDKSFIDTIGQDAASSIVAPHIIAMAHELGVEIVAEGVERDVQVEYLVERGVQYGQGWLFAKAMRVDELVLWLNERRTVLQPIHL encoded by the coding sequence ATGATCAAGCGGATGTCGCTTATTTCTGCTTCCGTCGCACTGGGCTGCATCGTTACGGTTGCCCCGGTACTCACCAGCATCTATATCGCCGACGAGGATGCAGAACTTCGCGAGCAGGAGGATTTGCAGCAGTTTGCCGCGAAAGCGGTGATGCGCACGGAGCTCGTCACCTACCAGGCGTTCGCTGCTATCGCGGATATGGAGGCACGCCCCGGCGGTCTCTGCTCCCCTGTGCAGATCGCGCAGTTCGCTCACGTGATTTTCAATTACCGCTACGTGCAGGACGCAGGTGCATACGGGGGAGGAGAGTACCTCTGCTCTCCGCTTTCGGGCGACGTTCGGGCGCAGCATCTGACGATGCCTCCACCCGATTGGCGGAGCAAGGACGGCTATCAGCTCTGGTACAGGCAGAAGAACCCCGTCAGCGACGAGCGTCAGGATATTCAGATTGGCCGCAATGGGAAGTACGTCTCGATTGACCCGCAGTCCTACGTCGACCTTATCGATCCCGCCCAAAGACCGATCGCAGCGATCAATGTCGAGACAAACACAATCCTGGCGTTGTCATCGGGCGCGGACGGCGACGATATGCTCAGCGCGTGGAAGCTCGCTGGGCATGTGAACAACGAACAATGGCACTATGCTGTCGCCCGTTCGGCAAGCCGGCCCCTCGGTGTGGTAGTCAAGTCTCCGCGTAGCAGCCTCGTGGGTCACTGGCTTGGTTTGCTCGTGATGTGGCTTTCGATTGGTGTCGTTGTTGGAGGCGTGCTCGGCTGGATTGCGTTCAGGCAAATCTCGCGGCAGCTCTCCTTTCCGGCGACGCTCGAATGGGCGATAGTACGCAAGAAAATCGACGTGTTTTTTCAGCCGATCGTTCGCCTCACGAGCGGCGAATGCGTTGGCGTGGAAGCGCTCGTCAGATGGAATTTGAACGGACGCAACATCTCGCCGGAAATTTTTGTTGCGGTCGCGGAGCAAAACGGCCTGATTCAACCGTTGACGGACCTCGTGCTGGACAAGACGCTCGATGATCTGTCGACGCTCTTGCGCTCGCGTCCTTCGTTCTACGTCTCCATCAACGTGAGCAGCGAGGATTTGCGGACGCGCCGTTTCCTGAACGTTCTCACCGCCCGCCTGAGGGAAACAGGCATCCGGCCTGCCCAGATCAGGATCGAGGCAACAGAGCGAAGTTTCATGGACGCCGATGCAACGCGGCAAACAATCGCTGCATTCAGGGATGCGGGTCACCCGGTCTATATCGACGATTTCGGAACCGGGTATTCCAGCCTGTCGTATCTGCAAACCTTTACGATCGACGTCCTGAAAATCGACAAGTCATTTATCGACACTATTGGGCAGGACGCAGCATCGAGCATCGTCGCGCCTCATATCATCGCGATGGCTCACGAACTGGGGGTGGAGATCGTGGCGGAGGGCGTCGAGCGCGATGTTCAGGTTGAATACCTGGTCGAGCGAGGCGTTCAGTATGGACAGGGCTGGTTGTTTGCGAAAGCCATGCGTGTCGATGAACTTGTTTTGTGGCTTAACGAAAGGAGAACGGTGCTTCAGCCGATTCATCTGTAA
- a CDS encoding SMP-30/gluconolactonase/LRE family protein, with translation MLEKKRIHAVFLAAAIATIAPACQAQNTTDWLANTYGTLAAHVGNTARSMWVAPNGVIYTASMWDEYEGGVAIYQNGKSLGSIGAHGEFQGSAITGNATSIFVALQPGGSYGSGAVGRYNRTTKTRDLLIQVSALNNQPKVDVVTGLATTGSLLYASDFYGNRVRIFTTDGVWKRDINISSPGALALDGAGNVWVAQKSEGSIVEFSPTGALLNTIRMPGGSQPSALYFDASSGQLMAGDEGPDMNIKRYTLSGTPTLAGTFGIQGGYLDTTTGIKGQVGAKRFTRVAGIGKDTASNLYVLNNPWGGSWDLGRNGGTDIHAYNSAGNLRWTLRSLNFEGVAAPDPATDGASFYGGTNLYAGTAGGTFVANTVDPFTYPSDPRINLNDRARDEHFGQLAAVGANRILVASSQNPDTFYFFHFNAANGYIAIPDATLPGTAFNTTASVRDGFCLDSKGGVWAGLDKTGSIYHYPLTGFDAGGKPTWGAGVPIRIPASVQPLTRIVYLADSDTMILGQGIVGSTDWTSIGTRIEVYHGWSAGNTTKPNPVITLPHAGAKSIDAAGSYLFVGYWFSGSGQALPNIDAFNLATGNLDATLVNTNTAAVDASSALDSMYGVKAYLRSTGEYVVTKNNVKGSSITVYRWTP, from the coding sequence ATGCTCGAGAAAAAACGAATTCATGCTGTGTTCCTCGCCGCGGCGATCGCCACGATTGCGCCGGCCTGTCAGGCGCAAAACACCACCGACTGGCTGGCGAACACCTATGGCACCCTTGCCGCCCACGTCGGTAACACCGCGCGTTCCATGTGGGTCGCGCCCAACGGCGTCATCTATACGGCCTCGATGTGGGACGAGTACGAAGGTGGCGTCGCGATCTACCAGAACGGCAAGAGCCTCGGCTCGATCGGCGCGCACGGCGAGTTTCAGGGCAGCGCGATCACGGGCAACGCAACCTCGATTTTCGTGGCGCTGCAACCCGGCGGGTCGTACGGAAGCGGCGCGGTGGGACGATATAACCGCACTACCAAGACCCGCGATCTGTTGATACAGGTCAGTGCGTTGAACAACCAGCCTAAGGTCGACGTCGTCACCGGACTCGCCACGACGGGCTCGCTCCTCTATGCGAGCGACTTCTATGGCAATCGCGTCCGTATCTTCACGACCGACGGTGTCTGGAAGCGGGACATCAACATCTCGAGCCCGGGCGCGCTCGCACTGGATGGCGCAGGCAACGTCTGGGTCGCGCAGAAGAGTGAGGGCTCGATCGTCGAGTTCAGCCCAACCGGCGCCTTGCTCAATACCATCCGGATGCCCGGCGGGTCGCAGCCGTCGGCGCTCTATTTCGATGCGTCATCGGGGCAACTCATGGCCGGAGACGAGGGCCCCGACATGAACATCAAGCGCTATACGCTCTCGGGCACGCCGACGCTGGCCGGTACGTTCGGCATTCAGGGCGGCTATCTCGACACCACGACGGGGATCAAAGGCCAGGTCGGCGCGAAGCGCTTTACCCGCGTCGCCGGTATCGGCAAGGACACCGCCAGCAACCTCTATGTGCTCAACAACCCGTGGGGCGGCAGCTGGGACCTCGGCCGCAACGGCGGCACCGACATTCATGCGTATAACAGTGCCGGCAACCTGCGGTGGACGCTTCGGTCGCTCAACTTCGAAGGCGTCGCCGCTCCGGACCCGGCCACGGACGGCGCCTCGTTCTATGGCGGCACCAACCTCTACGCCGGCACCGCTGGCGGCACCTTCGTCGCGAACACGGTCGATCCGTTCACCTACCCGTCGGATCCGCGCATCAACCTCAACGATCGCGCACGGGACGAGCACTTCGGCCAACTTGCCGCCGTCGGCGCCAACCGGATCCTCGTGGCGTCCAGCCAGAATCCCGATACGTTCTACTTCTTCCACTTCAATGCCGCGAATGGCTACATCGCGATACCGGACGCCACGCTTCCCGGTACGGCCTTCAATACGACTGCCTCGGTCAGGGACGGATTCTGCCTCGACAGCAAGGGAGGCGTGTGGGCCGGCCTGGACAAGACCGGCTCCATCTACCACTACCCGCTAACCGGCTTCGACGCCGGCGGCAAGCCGACGTGGGGCGCCGGTGTCCCCATCCGCATTCCCGCGAGCGTCCAGCCGTTGACGCGCATCGTCTACCTCGCGGATAGCGACACCATGATTCTCGGACAGGGCATCGTCGGGAGTACGGACTGGACGTCGATCGGCACGCGGATCGAGGTGTATCACGGCTGGAGCGCGGGCAACACCACGAAACCCAATCCGGTGATCACCCTTCCCCACGCCGGCGCCAAGTCGATTGACGCGGCCGGCAGCTATCTCTTCGTCGGCTACTGGTTCAGCGGCAGCGGGCAAGCCCTGCCTAACATCGACGCGTTCAATCTCGCCACGGGCAACCTCGACGCCACCCTGGTCAACACCAATACTGCTGCCGTGGACGCCAGCAGCGCCCTCGATTCGATGTACGGCGTCAAGGCCTACCTTCGCTCGACGGGCGAATACGTGGTCACGAAGAACAACGTCAAGGGCTCCAGCATCACCGTCTATCGCTGGACGCCCTGA
- a CDS encoding YciI family protein — protein MRVMVMVKATPESEAGQMPGMELIEAMGRYNEELVKAGIMQGGDGLKPSSKGVRVKFSGKDRTVVDGPFSETKELIAGYWIWQVQSMDEAIEWVRRCPNPMTSDSEIEIRPFFEPADFGEAFTPELQENEKQLRQQIDAQRR, from the coding sequence ATGCGCGTGATGGTCATGGTCAAGGCGACCCCTGAATCCGAAGCCGGCCAGATGCCGGGCATGGAACTGATCGAGGCGATGGGCCGATACAACGAGGAACTCGTCAAAGCGGGCATCATGCAAGGCGGCGACGGACTGAAGCCGAGCTCGAAGGGCGTGCGCGTCAAGTTTTCCGGCAAAGACCGAACGGTCGTCGACGGTCCATTTTCCGAAACTAAAGAACTGATTGCGGGGTACTGGATCTGGCAAGTCCAATCCATGGACGAAGCGATTGAATGGGTTCGCCGCTGCCCGAACCCGATGACCAGCGATTCGGAAATCGAAATTCGCCCCTTCTTCGAGCCCGCGGATTTCGGCGAAGCGTTTACGCCGGAACTCCAGGAGAACGAAAAACAGTTGCGGCAGCAAATTGACGCGCAGCGCCGCTAA
- a CDS encoding SDR family NAD(P)-dependent oxidoreductase yields MQDNSPRKTVLLIGASRGLGFAMVEEYLKRGWKVIATGRAGSTDKLRLLSESSQGALEVEAVDITMPDQVAALHGRLTDRRLDVLFVNAGVKNEDGETIADVSTGEFVRVMVTNSLSPMRVVEAFQDLVHETGTIGVMSSGQGSLTNNDNGKYDVYRGSKAALNMFMRGFAARHRNDARTLLLMAPGWVRTDMGGPDARLGIEESIPNVLNTMEAYEGRPGLHYLDYLGRVVPW; encoded by the coding sequence ATGCAAGACAACTCTCCGCGGAAAACCGTCCTCCTCATCGGCGCATCCCGCGGCCTCGGATTCGCCATGGTCGAGGAATACCTCAAGCGTGGCTGGAAAGTGATTGCCACGGGGCGGGCGGGCTCGACAGACAAGCTGCGCCTGCTCTCGGAAAGCAGCCAGGGCGCACTTGAAGTAGAAGCGGTCGACATCACGATGCCCGACCAGGTCGCCGCGCTGCACGGTCGTCTCACGGATCGACGACTGGATGTACTTTTTGTGAACGCAGGCGTCAAGAACGAAGATGGTGAAACGATCGCCGATGTCTCGACCGGGGAGTTCGTGCGCGTCATGGTGACGAACTCGTTGAGTCCGATGAGAGTCGTCGAGGCGTTTCAGGATCTCGTGCATGAGACCGGAACGATTGGTGTCATGTCGTCCGGGCAGGGGAGCCTCACAAACAACGATAACGGCAAATACGACGTCTACCGGGGCAGTAAGGCTGCTCTCAACATGTTCATGCGCGGCTTTGCGGCGCGCCACCGAAACGACGCGAGAACCTTGCTTCTGATGGCGCCGGGATGGGTGAGGACGGACATGGGCGGTCCCGATGCGCGTCTGGGCATCGAGGAAAGTATCCCGAACGTGCTGAACACGATGGAGGCATACGAAGGGCGCCCCGGATTGCATTATCTGGACTACCTGGGAAGAGTCGTTCCCTGGTGA
- a CDS encoding substrate-binding domain-containing protein codes for MIALAGAVQAAPAIQIGVVLAGSGLDFWAPMSKGMHRAADDLHVELVMRSPSDGTSLGAQPNIQLRMLDYLVKSGVAGIVLAPEPLQDVATPVSLAVPTVFVDRSSTDYNAISTVSTDNFAAGRTAALSLVPVLHKGARIAVLRLAPTISSTTAREEGFLSVAREMEWRVVIAPYVGYQFRETEARVRKVLSGDIGRLDAVFAPNETTAYGALHVVEEMPVSTRPRLVVFDWRPEFLGALERSTIYADIVQDPYRMGYQAVETLFAALQGHAPRPKLFVDVVTVTRANMNDPAIHAVIANYSR; via the coding sequence ATGATTGCATTGGCGGGGGCCGTGCAGGCCGCGCCTGCCATCCAGATCGGTGTGGTGCTCGCGGGCTCGGGCCTGGATTTCTGGGCGCCGATGAGCAAGGGCATGCACCGTGCCGCCGACGATCTCCATGTCGAACTGGTCATGCGCAGTCCTTCCGACGGAACGTCACTCGGCGCACAGCCCAATATCCAGTTGAGAATGCTCGACTACCTGGTGAAGAGCGGCGTAGCGGGTATCGTGTTGGCGCCCGAGCCACTGCAAGATGTGGCGACACCTGTTTCGCTCGCCGTTCCTACGGTGTTCGTCGACCGGAGCAGCACGGATTACAACGCGATTTCCACGGTCAGCACCGACAATTTCGCGGCAGGTAGAACGGCGGCCCTGAGTCTGGTCCCCGTTCTGCACAAGGGCGCCAGAATCGCCGTGCTGAGACTCGCGCCGACTATCAGTTCGACAACCGCGCGTGAAGAGGGTTTCCTGAGCGTCGCCCGTGAAATGGAGTGGCGCGTGGTCATTGCCCCCTATGTCGGGTATCAGTTTCGCGAGACGGAAGCACGGGTGCGCAAGGTTCTGTCCGGCGACATAGGGCGCCTCGACGCGGTCTTCGCTCCGAACGAGACGACGGCCTACGGGGCCTTGCACGTGGTCGAAGAGATGCCTGTCAGCACTCGTCCGCGTCTGGTCGTATTCGATTGGCGTCCGGAATTTCTGGGTGCGCTTGAGCGCAGCACGATATACGCGGACATTGTGCAGGATCCCTACCGTATGGGTTATCAGGCGGTCGAGACGCTGTTCGCCGCCTTGCAGGGTCATGCGCCTCGTCCAAAGCTGTTTGTCGACGTGGTGACGGTGACACGCGCAAACATGAATGATCCGGCAATACACGCCGTGATAGCCAATTACAGTCGATAG
- a CDS encoding MAPEG family protein, with the protein MNNVALACVAVLGLLLFGLGLSISAMRFREGTNSGCEPDPANLLHKLVRAHANTAEYAPFLALLFLYLGARSPSTATVSLIVAATACRCLLVVGLIAWPTMAKPNPFRFVGALGTYLAGVALCAMLLR; encoded by the coding sequence ATGAACAATGTTGCTCTCGCATGCGTGGCAGTTCTAGGGCTTCTACTTTTCGGCCTCGGATTATCCATCTCGGCAATGCGTTTTCGTGAAGGCACCAACTCAGGCTGTGAGCCGGACCCCGCGAATCTGCTACACAAGCTCGTCCGTGCTCATGCCAATACAGCAGAGTACGCGCCGTTCCTCGCATTGCTGTTTCTCTATCTTGGTGCGCGATCGCCTTCGACAGCGACAGTGTCGCTGATCGTCGCGGCAACCGCGTGCCGTTGCTTGCTCGTCGTCGGACTGATCGCATGGCCAACGATGGCAAAACCCAACCCTTTCCGGTTCGTCGGCGCACTTGGGACCTACCTGGCCGGTGTGGCGCTATGTGCGATGCTGCTGCGTTGA
- a CDS encoding sugar ABC transporter ATPase, with protein MNKLLPLTIAMLAGCIISFGTARGADSKDAQPCSAANAPNAHGAFFPQFFLPDQQGEPAMPTTTVRSFSTQGCSVAVLKGERGTARVGGDTIELKDGAVYVNGISYGAVTPAQTVEYDVTRDKRTLAVDGKARSPAR; from the coding sequence ATGAACAAACTGTTACCACTGACGATTGCCATGCTTGCCGGATGTATTATCAGTTTCGGAACCGCACGCGGCGCCGACAGCAAGGATGCACAGCCATGTAGCGCGGCAAATGCTCCGAACGCACATGGAGCTTTTTTCCCACAGTTTTTCCTTCCGGACCAGCAAGGGGAGCCTGCGATGCCGACCACGACCGTCCGCAGCTTTTCAACGCAGGGTTGCTCCGTCGCAGTTCTCAAGGGCGAACGAGGAACCGCGCGGGTCGGCGGCGACACGATCGAACTGAAGGACGGAGCCGTCTATGTGAACGGCATTTCCTATGGCGCCGTTACACCAGCGCAAACGGTCGAATACGACGTTACGCGAGACAAACGCACATTGGCGGTGGACGGCAAAGCCCGTTCGCCCGCGCGCTGA
- a CDS encoding sensor histidine kinase, with protein MRAPHNPDHAARCINRFNAGTLPEKPGKSFILEIMDATRTPPRSARTLVPIRLFLAQVFAPALRNLQYVSRRMRPFSIIAIVGFPLYYYIWNDLFPQPYENLPLRLVGSALFIPILFSERWPSWARKLLPYYWYATIFYSLPFFFTFMLLKNNGSNVWIESALIAAFVMVLLLDWLMLLLNFLIGIALAYLAYWATTDVVSVNSTYLVHLAIFSFAIAIGVVANYDTERIRVEQERAMLATAGSIAHELRTPLLAIRAGAAGLGSYLPLLLETYGIAQDSGLRVPRIRVAHLHSMDGVLSRIEQEAVHSNTIIDMLLANARFTDGHSQQIARCSIRQCVQTALDRYPFRAGEQQRVLTDLINDFTFEGSEMLVVHVLFNLLKNAFRGMANVDSALISIRLASGPRVNQLLFRDTGVGIASHVLPHIFTRFYTSSAEADDASVGTGIGLAFCRDVMRVMGGSIDCTSIEFMYTEFVLTFPRP; from the coding sequence ATGCGCGCGCCACATAATCCAGATCATGCCGCGCGATGCATCAACCGTTTCAACGCCGGAACCTTGCCTGAGAAACCCGGTAAATCCTTTATTCTGGAAATAATGGACGCAACGAGAACACCTCCGCGAAGCGCCCGCACGTTGGTGCCGATCCGCCTATTTCTTGCCCAGGTGTTCGCTCCTGCGTTGCGAAACCTGCAATACGTCAGCCGCCGGATGCGCCCCTTCTCGATCATTGCGATCGTCGGCTTCCCGCTCTATTACTATATCTGGAACGACCTTTTTCCCCAGCCTTACGAGAACCTGCCACTGCGGCTGGTCGGCTCCGCGCTGTTTATTCCCATTCTATTTTCCGAGCGCTGGCCATCCTGGGCGAGAAAGCTCTTGCCGTACTACTGGTATGCGACAATTTTTTACTCACTGCCGTTCTTTTTCACGTTTATGCTGTTGAAAAACAATGGCTCAAACGTCTGGATCGAAAGCGCGCTGATTGCCGCTTTTGTCATGGTGTTGCTGCTCGACTGGCTCATGCTGCTGCTCAATTTTCTGATCGGCATTGCGCTCGCGTATCTCGCCTATTGGGCAACAACCGACGTTGTCAGTGTGAATTCCACGTATCTCGTTCATCTGGCGATTTTTTCGTTCGCTATAGCGATCGGCGTCGTCGCCAACTATGACACGGAGCGTATCCGGGTCGAGCAGGAGCGGGCAATGCTGGCAACTGCCGGCAGCATTGCCCATGAACTGCGTACGCCGCTGCTCGCCATCCGCGCCGGCGCCGCGGGCCTCGGAAGCTACCTGCCTTTGCTGCTCGAAACGTACGGCATCGCGCAAGACAGCGGGCTACGTGTTCCCAGGATCCGCGTCGCCCATCTTCATTCCATGGACGGAGTGCTCTCCCGCATTGAACAGGAGGCCGTTCATTCCAATACCATTATCGACATGCTGCTCGCGAACGCGCGGTTCACCGACGGGCATTCCCAACAGATTGCACGGTGCTCGATCAGGCAATGCGTGCAGACCGCGCTCGACCGCTATCCATTTCGCGCAGGCGAGCAACAACGGGTGCTCACGGACCTCATCAACGACTTCACGTTCGAAGGTTCGGAGATGCTAGTGGTCCATGTGCTGTTCAATCTGCTAAAAAATGCGTTCCGCGGCATGGCAAATGTCGACAGCGCGCTGATCTCGATCCGGCTGGCGTCCGGACCACGCGTGAACCAGCTCCTCTTTCGCGATACCGGCGTCGGCATCGCGTCCCATGTGCTTCCCCACATCTTCACGCGTTTCTATACGTCATCGGCTGAAGCAGATGACGCCTCCGTCGGCACCGGCATCGGACTCGCATTCTGTCGTGACGTCATGCGTGTGATGGGCGGCTCCATCGACTGTACGTCTATCGAGTTCATGTATACCGAATTTGTGTTGACCTTTCCCAGACCATGA
- a CDS encoding response regulator, which yields MDTIKPFYFPTTVAFVDDSAAFLSNLCLQLEPSLAFRLFSSSREALQFVNERPRPGAHEEQIFAPYRDRTDEDEAQQVIAMNVDTVRNQVFDDDRFQATSVVVVDYDMPGLNGLEFCRGITDPAVRKIMLTGKANEHIAVESFNEGIIHRFIRKQDMSAVSALNRAVRDMQHAYFDNRCQSILDTLVTSEYTFLRDEALVARIRELFDSLGIVEHYLSYSPNGLLMLDSAGKSYLLIVHTNETLRGVREIASVQGAPVAFFDALESGGRLPYFWRTSGYFPADDIAWESYMHPATRFTGQQAYVYAVIPNPPGFDLSHVLSYDRYLEWLDRDIQKTWSSLT from the coding sequence ATGGATACGATCAAACCATTTTATTTTCCGACAACGGTCGCGTTCGTCGACGACAGCGCGGCATTCCTGTCGAATCTGTGCCTGCAACTCGAACCGAGCCTTGCCTTCCGGCTCTTCAGTTCGTCAAGGGAAGCCCTGCAGTTCGTGAATGAACGCCCTCGTCCCGGTGCACACGAGGAACAGATCTTCGCTCCGTACCGTGATCGAACCGATGAGGATGAAGCTCAGCAGGTCATCGCAATGAACGTCGACACCGTCCGCAATCAGGTGTTCGACGATGACCGGTTTCAGGCGACATCGGTGGTGGTCGTGGATTACGACATGCCCGGGCTGAACGGTCTTGAATTCTGCCGCGGCATTACAGACCCTGCTGTACGCAAGATCATGCTGACCGGCAAGGCGAACGAGCACATCGCGGTGGAGAGCTTCAACGAAGGCATCATTCATCGCTTCATTCGCAAGCAGGACATGTCGGCTGTCAGTGCATTGAATCGTGCGGTGCGCGATATGCAGCATGCCTACTTCGATAACCGGTGTCAGTCCATCCTCGACACGTTGGTGACATCGGAATATACGTTTTTGCGTGACGAAGCGCTGGTCGCGCGGATAAGAGAACTCTTCGATTCGCTCGGCATCGTTGAACACTATCTTTCATACTCGCCAAACGGGCTACTCATGCTCGACAGTGCCGGCAAGTCCTATCTGCTGATTGTCCACACGAACGAAACGCTGCGGGGCGTACGCGAGATAGCCAGCGTGCAAGGCGCACCCGTGGCCTTTTTCGACGCCCTGGAAAGCGGCGGCCGATTGCCGTACTTCTGGCGAACCAGCGGGTACTTCCCTGCGGACGACATCGCGTGGGAGAGCTATATGCACCCGGCAACACGGTTTACAGGGCAACAGGCTTACGTTTATGCCGTGATTCCCAACCCGCCCGGATTCGATCTGAGCCACGTGCTGAGTTACGACCGCTATCTTGAGTGGCTGGACCGCGACATACAGAAAACATGGAGTTCACTCACGTGA
- the cqsA gene encoding alpha-hydroxyketone-type quorum-sensing autoinducer synthase, with translation MKAVSDRLKMNDASPSLPAFVASRVEQYYRERVEETWGGGHIMRGRIPGPEALHLSSNDYLAIGRHPDIIRSMGRTLRSDGSGLLMSGIFLHGDCPQLKFESRLSTFMHAEAGVLCQSGYAANIGLIQSIASARTPIYVDMMAHMSLWEGIRSAGAIPIPFRHNDAAHLEQQIVRYGQGVVLVDSVYSTNGSVCPLVAFADVCDRHECVFVVDESHSLGTHGPGGAGLVVELGLESRVAFRTASLAKAFVGRAGFITCPADFQEYFKFESNPAIFSSTLLPYEIAGLDATLSVIEGAGRRRTRLASNAAWLREQLSELGYNLNGGESQIIALEAGTEQRTIVLRDALESRGVFGSVFCAPATARNRALIRLSIHAALTDAQIEKIVSVCRDIRGEVELDRWPSTRRLGERPSSRKHSDEQSMADSALAV, from the coding sequence ATGAAAGCCGTTTCTGACCGCTTGAAAATGAACGACGCATCACCGTCGCTTCCTGCCTTTGTGGCATCACGCGTCGAGCAATATTACCGGGAGCGGGTGGAGGAGACGTGGGGAGGCGGGCACATCATGCGCGGTCGTATCCCGGGGCCGGAGGCGCTGCATCTGTCGAGCAACGACTACCTCGCCATCGGGCGTCACCCCGACATCATTCGCAGCATGGGCCGAACCTTGCGTTCGGACGGTAGTGGCTTGTTGATGTCGGGCATCTTCCTGCACGGCGATTGTCCGCAGTTGAAGTTCGAAAGCCGCTTGTCGACCTTCATGCACGCGGAGGCAGGGGTGTTGTGTCAGTCGGGCTATGCGGCGAACATCGGGCTGATCCAGTCGATCGCTTCGGCACGAACGCCCATCTACGTGGACATGATGGCGCACATGTCGTTGTGGGAGGGTATCCGTAGTGCGGGTGCGATCCCGATACCGTTCAGGCACAACGATGCGGCGCATCTCGAGCAACAGATCGTGCGGTATGGGCAAGGGGTCGTGCTGGTCGACTCGGTTTACAGCACGAACGGTAGCGTATGCCCGCTTGTCGCGTTCGCCGATGTGTGCGACAGGCATGAATGCGTGTTCGTGGTCGACGAATCGCATTCGCTCGGCACGCATGGTCCGGGTGGAGCGGGACTCGTTGTCGAACTCGGACTGGAGTCTCGTGTCGCATTTCGCACTGCAAGTCTTGCGAAGGCTTTTGTCGGCCGGGCCGGTTTTATCACCTGTCCAGCCGATTTCCAGGAGTACTTCAAGTTCGAGTCGAATCCTGCGATCTTCAGTTCCACGCTGTTGCCTTACGAGATCGCCGGGCTGGACGCGACGCTGTCGGTGATCGAAGGTGCCGGCCGACGGCGCACGAGACTTGCTTCGAATGCCGCCTGGTTGCGGGAGCAGTTGAGCGAGCTTGGGTATAACCTGAATGGCGGCGAGAGCCAGATCATCGCGCTCGAAGCGGGTACGGAGCAGCGTACGATCGTGCTACGCGATGCATTGGAATCACGGGGTGTTTTCGGTTCTGTGTTTTGTGCGCCGGCGACGGCGCGCAATCGTGCGCTGATCCGGTTGTCGATCCACGCTGCGTTGACCGACGCTCAGATCGAAAAGATCGTGAGCGTCTGTCGTGACATTCGCGGCGAGGTCGAGCTTGACAGATGGCCTTCCACCCGCCGCCTCGGGGAGCGGCCGTCGTCCCGCAAACACAGCGACGAGCAAAGTATGGCAGACAGTGCGTTAGCGGTCTGA